One Catalinimonas alkaloidigena DNA window includes the following coding sequences:
- a CDS encoding TPM domain-containing protein yields the protein MKHFLLLGLVWLASFALHAQEVAIPDPPNPPRLVNDYANLLSGEERNRLERKLVAYDDTTSTQIAVIIVPTTGDYEIADYAQRVAQKWGIGQQGKDNGALIVAAINDRKVSVQIGYGMEAYAPDVVAGRIIDNVIRPAFRNENYYQGLDQATTALMQAAAGQFEAEPRARDGDGGSPGMSIGMIIFFIILVVFLISRGGGGRGGGRTYRNRGMSSIPWWMLANSGRGGGWGNFSGGGGSFGGGGGGGFGGFGGGSFGGGGASGSW from the coding sequence GTGAAACACTTCCTACTTCTGGGGTTGGTTTGGCTCGCTTCATTCGCACTGCATGCGCAGGAAGTGGCCATTCCCGACCCGCCGAACCCACCCCGCCTGGTGAACGACTACGCCAATCTGCTGAGCGGCGAGGAGCGGAACCGCCTGGAGCGTAAGTTGGTGGCGTACGACGATACTACTTCGACGCAGATTGCAGTCATCATCGTTCCGACCACGGGCGATTACGAAATTGCCGATTATGCACAGCGGGTGGCGCAGAAATGGGGAATCGGGCAGCAGGGAAAAGACAACGGCGCGCTCATTGTTGCGGCCATCAATGACCGGAAAGTGAGCGTCCAGATCGGGTATGGGATGGAAGCCTACGCGCCCGATGTGGTGGCCGGTCGCATCATCGACAACGTCATCCGTCCGGCTTTTCGCAACGAGAACTATTACCAAGGCCTCGACCAAGCCACTACCGCGCTGATGCAGGCTGCTGCCGGGCAATTTGAGGCCGAACCCCGCGCACGCGATGGCGATGGCGGCAGTCCCGGCATGTCCATCGGCATGATCATCTTCTTCATCATCCTCGTCGTTTTCCTGATCAGTCGGGGCGGCGGCGGGCGGGGGGGCGGCCGGACGTATCGCAACCGAGGCATGTCGTCGATTCCGTGGTGGATGCTGGCGAACTCCGGACGCGGCGGCGGTTGGGGCAACTTCTCAGGGGGCGGTGGCAGCTTTGGCGGCGGCGGTGGAGGCGGCTTCGGTGGTTTCGGCGGCGGCTCGTTCGGCGGGGGCGGGGCCAGCGGAAGCTGGTAG
- a CDS encoding protein-tyrosine phosphatase family protein, which produces MPRPRGDDWLEGEVANWANRGVQVVVSLLEKPEIDELGLRNEEVHCKRHQLDFILFPIRDRGLPSDPQAVSYLILDLRTKLDQGRSIVIHCRMGIGRSSIIAGAVLLDNGLTAEGMLFHISTIRALPVPDTNAQKQWLRQWER; this is translated from the coding sequence ATGCCTCGTCCACGAGGAGACGATTGGCTCGAAGGAGAAGTAGCCAATTGGGCGAATCGTGGTGTCCAGGTTGTAGTTTCTCTGCTGGAAAAGCCGGAGATAGATGAGTTGGGCCTGAGAAACGAAGAAGTCCATTGTAAACGACACCAGCTGGACTTTATTCTTTTTCCGATCCGGGACCGGGGCTTACCCTCTGATCCACAAGCGGTGAGTTACCTGATTCTAGACCTGAGAACAAAACTCGATCAGGGACGGAGCATCGTTATTCACTGCCGTATGGGCATCGGCCGGTCTTCCATCATTGCGGGGGCCGTTTTGCTGGACAACGGCCTCACCGCCGAAGGAATGCTCTTCCACATCAGTACCATTCGGGCATTACCCGTACCCGATACCAACGCGCAAAAGCAATGGCTCAGGCAGTGGGAAAGGTAG
- a CDS encoding GyrI-like domain-containing protein: protein MQPRIETLPKKHFAGVRMTTSLADNQTHVLWRTFMPRRREITRVIGSELYSIERYGPAYFERFDPQARFEKWAAVEVPATTTVPEGWETLTTPEGLYAVFVHRGPASAGPTTYQFILGTWLPQSTYVVDHRPHFAVMGERYKGEDPDSEEELWIPITKKV, encoded by the coding sequence GTGCAACCCCGAATCGAAACCCTACCGAAAAAGCATTTCGCAGGAGTACGCATGACGACGTCGTTGGCCGACAACCAAACTCACGTACTCTGGCGTACCTTCATGCCTCGGCGCCGGGAAATCACCCGGGTGATCGGTAGTGAACTCTACTCCATCGAACGGTACGGCCCAGCGTATTTCGAGCGATTTGATCCTCAGGCTCGCTTCGAAAAGTGGGCGGCAGTAGAGGTCCCGGCGACGACCACCGTGCCTGAAGGTTGGGAAACGCTGACGACTCCCGAAGGACTGTATGCCGTTTTTGTGCATCGCGGCCCCGCCAGCGCCGGCCCGACGACGTATCAATTTATTCTCGGAACCTGGTTACCACAATCGACCTATGTTGTGGACCATCGCCCGCATTTCGCGGTGATGGGTGAACGATACAAAGGCGAAGACCCGGATTCGGAGGAAGAACTGTGGATACCGATCACGAAGAAGGTATGA
- a CDS encoding DUF721 domain-containing protein, translating to MYRSYPKKEKRETSRSGEATLKESINELLEVYRLRGKFKETHVVNAWERLMGAPIASRTHRLYIKDRRLYVSLTSAPLKHQLNMAKTKIVEMLNRDAGEQVIDDVMFL from the coding sequence ATGTACCGCTCCTACCCCAAGAAAGAGAAGAGAGAAACCAGTCGCTCCGGAGAAGCTACGCTCAAGGAATCGATCAACGAGTTGCTTGAAGTGTACCGTCTGCGAGGCAAGTTCAAAGAGACCCATGTGGTGAATGCCTGGGAACGGCTGATGGGCGCTCCTATCGCCAGCCGCACGCACCGGTTGTACATCAAAGACCGTCGCCTGTACGTGTCGCTTACCTCAGCGCCGCTCAAGCATCAGCTCAACATGGCGAAAACCAAGATCGTCGAGATGCTGAACCGCGATGCCGGTGAACAGGTCATCGACGACGTGATGTTTTTGTAA
- the recF gene encoding DNA replication/repair protein RecF (All proteins in this family for which functions are known are DNA-binding proteins that assist the filamentation of RecA onto DNA for the initiation of recombination or recombinational repair.): MHLQYLRLLNFKNYAALEADFSPQINAIVGDNGTGKTNLLDAVHYLSLTKSAFNKIDTQNIKHGEDFFRIDGTFLKEDEKWDVSCRLKAGDKKVVQVNKLPYERLSEHVGRFPLVMMAPDDTDLIRGGSEDRRRFFDGIISQIDAVYLQSLMKYNHLLNQRNSLLKQFADRHYVDRTLLETYNEPLLALGKEVFERRQAFVTDFLPVFLHHYQHLTDSREEVALQYESHWQSGTFAKEFVQSINRDLYIQRTDLGIHRDDYAFSIEGHPLRKYGSQGQQKSFVIALKLAQFDQMKDVSGRKPMLLLDDIFDKLDDHRIAHLMELVADQHFGQIFLTDARPERTEKIFNTIRAEVRVFRTTFTE, from the coding sequence ATGCACCTGCAATACCTTCGTCTCCTCAATTTTAAAAATTATGCCGCACTCGAAGCCGACTTTTCGCCCCAAATTAACGCCATTGTGGGCGACAACGGGACTGGGAAGACCAACCTGCTGGACGCGGTGCACTACCTTTCGCTAACCAAGAGTGCCTTTAACAAGATTGATACTCAAAACATTAAACACGGCGAAGATTTTTTTCGGATCGACGGGACGTTTCTGAAAGAAGACGAGAAGTGGGACGTTTCGTGCCGCCTCAAGGCAGGCGACAAAAAGGTGGTGCAAGTCAACAAACTGCCTTACGAGCGGCTGAGCGAACACGTCGGGCGCTTTCCGCTGGTGATGATGGCACCGGACGATACAGACCTGATTCGGGGCGGTAGCGAAGACCGGCGGCGCTTTTTCGACGGCATCATCTCGCAGATCGACGCGGTCTACCTTCAGTCGCTGATGAAGTACAACCACCTGCTCAACCAGCGCAACAGCCTCTTGAAGCAGTTTGCCGATCGGCATTACGTGGACCGAACGCTGCTGGAAACTTACAACGAGCCTCTGCTGGCCCTGGGGAAAGAAGTGTTCGAGCGGCGGCAGGCCTTTGTGACCGACTTCCTGCCCGTGTTTCTGCACCATTACCAGCACCTGACCGACAGCCGTGAGGAGGTCGCGCTTCAGTACGAGTCGCACTGGCAAAGCGGCACGTTTGCGAAAGAGTTTGTGCAGTCGATCAACCGCGATCTGTACATTCAGCGGACCGACCTGGGCATACACCGCGACGACTACGCCTTCAGCATCGAAGGGCATCCGCTCCGCAAATACGGCTCACAGGGCCAGCAAAAATCGTTCGTGATTGCGCTGAAACTGGCGCAGTTCGATCAGATGAAAGACGTATCGGGGCGCAAGCCCATGCTGCTGCTCGACGACATCTTCGACAAGCTCGACGATCACCGCATTGCGCACCTGATGGAGTTGGTGGCCGACCAGCACTTTGGGCAGATTTTTCTGACCGACGCCCGCCCGGAACGCACCGAAAAAATTTTTAACACCATTCGCGCGGAAGTTCGGGTTTTTCGTACAACCTTTACTGAGTAA
- the pdhA gene encoding pyruvate dehydrogenase (acetyl-transferring) E1 component subunit alpha, producing the protein MASVKEKATAASKAASKSKANTKKKETFPKETYLYWFESMMLMRRFEEKAGQLYGQQKIRGFCHLYIGQEACAAGSVSALEPGDKYITAYRDHAHPLALGTSPNAIMAELFAKSTGCSKGKGGSMHMFDKEVGFVGGHGIVGGQIPLGAGLAFAEMYKKTGKVCICYMGDGAVRQGALNETFNMAMLWKIPVIFAIENNGYAMGTSVKRTTNVQELYKLGLAYDMPSEPVDAMDVENVHRAVAAAAERARKGEGPTLLELRTYRYKGHSMSDPAKYRTKEELAEYRERDPIEKVRKTILDNKFATEDELKAIEEKIKQQVNESVQFAEESPYPDPEEVYKDVYMQEDYPFIVDHP; encoded by the coding sequence ATGGCAAGCGTTAAAGAAAAAGCAACCGCGGCCTCAAAGGCAGCTTCCAAATCCAAGGCAAACACCAAAAAGAAAGAAACGTTTCCCAAAGAAACTTATTTATACTGGTTTGAAAGTATGATGCTGATGCGGCGTTTCGAAGAGAAAGCCGGTCAGTTGTACGGACAACAGAAAATCCGTGGCTTCTGCCACCTGTACATCGGGCAGGAAGCCTGCGCCGCCGGTTCGGTAAGTGCGTTGGAACCTGGCGATAAATACATTACGGCCTACCGCGACCACGCGCATCCACTGGCGCTGGGCACTTCGCCGAACGCCATCATGGCCGAACTGTTCGCCAAATCGACCGGCTGCTCGAAAGGGAAAGGCGGCTCGATGCACATGTTCGACAAGGAAGTAGGTTTCGTGGGTGGTCATGGCATCGTAGGCGGTCAGATTCCGCTGGGCGCCGGGCTGGCTTTCGCCGAGATGTATAAAAAGACCGGAAAAGTCTGCATTTGTTACATGGGCGACGGGGCCGTCCGCCAGGGTGCGCTGAATGAAACGTTCAACATGGCGATGCTGTGGAAAATTCCGGTGATTTTCGCCATTGAGAACAACGGTTACGCCATGGGAACGTCGGTGAAGCGTACCACCAACGTGCAGGAGCTTTACAAACTCGGACTGGCGTACGACATGCCTTCTGAGCCGGTCGATGCAATGGACGTCGAGAACGTACACCGGGCGGTAGCGGCAGCAGCAGAGCGCGCCCGCAAAGGCGAAGGCCCTACGTTGCTGGAACTGCGCACGTACCGTTACAAAGGCCACTCGATGTCCGATCCGGCCAAATACCGGACGAAAGAAGAACTGGCCGAATACCGGGAACGCGACCCCATTGAAAAGGTGCGGAAGACGATCCTGGACAACAAGTTTGCGACCGAAGACGAACTGAAAGCCATCGAAGAGAAGATCAAGCAGCAGGTGAACGAATCGGTTCAATTCGCCGAAGAGTCGCCTTACCCCGATCCGGAAGAAGTTTACAAAGATGTGTACATGCAAGAGGATTATCCGTTCATCGTCGATCATCCGTAA
- a CDS encoding tetratricopeptide repeat protein, whose product MAKTKVAPQNRQQEAPVPASDKVLESPDALRGQLDRTEDFFRKNRAIVLGVALVVGLAIAGIAFWRYAQRQNEVEAQQYMFPAVYYYEADSLNKALNGDDINYGLLYIADEYGSTDAGNLAKFYIGSIYLKQGQYQQAIDALQDFQSDDLLLPARADALIGDAYMELENYAQAISAYKEAANYKPNDQFTPRYLMKLALAYEKNNQMGEAATTYARIINEYPQAAEVTEAKKYKELAELSQASN is encoded by the coding sequence ATGGCTAAAACCAAAGTGGCTCCGCAGAACAGGCAACAAGAGGCTCCCGTCCCGGCCTCTGACAAGGTGTTGGAAAGCCCGGATGCATTACGCGGTCAACTGGACCGCACCGAAGATTTTTTCCGCAAGAACCGTGCGATCGTGCTGGGCGTGGCCCTGGTCGTGGGTTTGGCAATTGCGGGCATTGCGTTCTGGCGCTACGCACAGCGTCAGAATGAGGTGGAAGCACAGCAGTACATGTTCCCGGCCGTTTACTATTACGAAGCCGACTCGCTGAACAAAGCGCTGAACGGCGACGACATCAACTACGGGCTGCTCTACATTGCCGACGAATACGGCTCGACCGACGCGGGTAACCTCGCGAAATTCTACATCGGTTCCATTTACCTGAAGCAAGGTCAATACCAGCAAGCCATCGACGCACTACAGGATTTTCAGTCGGACGACCTGCTGCTGCCAGCGCGCGCTGATGCGCTGATTGGCGACGCTTACATGGAGCTAGAGAATTACGCGCAAGCGATTTCGGCTTACAAAGAGGCCGCTAACTACAAGCCTAACGATCAGTTTACGCCGCGCTATCTGATGAAACTTGCCCTGGCTTACGAGAAAAATAACCAGATGGGCGAGGCGGCTACTACCTACGCGCGGATCATTAACGAATACCCGCAGGCCGCAGAAGTAACCGAAGCCAAAAAGTACAAAGAACTGGCCGAGCTTTCGCAGGCGAGTAACTAG
- a CDS encoding DUF6089 family protein has protein sequence MILCASFLIASLSVRAQQNDYRWRVGLYTGVMTYYGDLNTRLFSNTTPLRKFDLGYLSYGADLELSLSQAWGMRLLYSRGQFEANDRALDWQGNLRLGEENFDRALNARTQLNDLSLLLNYYFDNETFLSRNAWITPYLTAGLGFTQFDVWGDLYRNGQRYYYWDDQTIRTVPQGSTAPEQAPVVSQDGTFETNLSELDVEEDYANQTISVPMGIGVKMRFSSRINANLEVLTRYTFTDYLDDVAGVYPTETDNPQVNYAANPSGRLAEYRGDPGGNNDWYTFVSLSVHYNFGAKPQPYKVPVIYTNPSTASQTLLAPPAPSEQRMSMRTRRFTRVTRGEAGRRDAGLLDAGRRRAMVPDSLATRFSPVDSTAAEEAMAAMPDTALPPPSDSALVSDSVLNQLQAVRQEMDTTATSGTLPDHLASDSAASLQLRPETLAGDLPEVSMPLLFSPVPTAADSQNVALKAPSRVSPKPSGVTRDTVARGGPAPQIGEPMDSVRQVPTFLSFNPLPTPIDTPQVGVARPTARTKADTTYITAPDQSNAEVEQLRRQVALLSNRLESLEGRPLATTQGRVMPTRTDTITAYDPQVQQLSVENQVLREELRALQRQMMNQPPVATSPATPAPASTTNQEIQALRQEMQQLRSQMAQQASRPTSPVTAAPANDQELQALRTELETLRRRVNSNATSNTVVAAPVPVPATSGDNTSMRLERTAEDSLRDAQIRQTEQSIADLNSRLQQMQANQGANATTDVQAEVDRLRELMNNTTLELNRLRQEQATAQTRAELARNFQKTEVFFATGSSSIDSTDARNIRQIAQLTQEYPELKVVLRGYTDQTGNAQQNQILSRKRAEAVRTALVNAGVTAEKITVEHHGADRSLGPQQYSYGRRVEIHLYTN, from the coding sequence ATGATTCTGTGCGCATCGTTCCTGATCGCCAGCCTTTCCGTCCGCGCCCAACAGAACGACTATCGTTGGCGGGTGGGGCTGTACACAGGGGTGATGACGTACTACGGAGACCTGAATACCCGGCTGTTTTCCAATACCACGCCGCTGCGCAAATTCGATTTGGGCTACCTGAGCTACGGGGCCGATCTGGAACTGTCGCTTTCGCAAGCCTGGGGCATGCGTCTGCTGTACTCGCGGGGGCAGTTTGAAGCCAACGACCGCGCGCTTGATTGGCAGGGCAACCTGCGACTGGGCGAAGAAAACTTTGACCGCGCGCTGAACGCCCGCACCCAACTCAACGACCTGAGCCTACTGCTGAACTATTACTTCGACAACGAAACGTTTTTGAGCCGCAACGCCTGGATCACCCCCTACCTGACAGCTGGTCTGGGTTTTACGCAGTTCGACGTTTGGGGTGATTTGTACCGCAACGGGCAGCGTTATTACTACTGGGACGATCAGACGATTCGGACGGTGCCACAGGGGAGTACAGCCCCCGAGCAAGCGCCCGTCGTATCGCAAGACGGTACGTTCGAGACGAACCTAAGTGAACTGGATGTCGAGGAAGATTATGCCAACCAGACCATCAGCGTGCCGATGGGCATTGGGGTGAAAATGCGGTTCAGTAGCCGGATCAACGCCAATCTGGAGGTGCTGACGCGCTATACCTTCACGGACTATCTTGACGATGTAGCGGGGGTATATCCCACCGAAACCGACAACCCCCAGGTCAATTACGCCGCGAATCCTTCGGGACGCCTGGCCGAGTACCGGGGCGATCCCGGCGGCAACAACGACTGGTACACATTCGTCTCTTTGTCAGTGCATTACAACTTCGGGGCAAAGCCGCAGCCCTACAAAGTACCGGTGATCTACACAAATCCCAGCACCGCCTCGCAAACCCTGCTGGCACCGCCCGCACCCTCCGAACAACGCATGAGCATGCGTACCCGACGGTTTACACGCGTTACACGCGGAGAGGCTGGCCGCCGGGATGCCGGTCTCCTGGACGCCGGTCGCCGAAGAGCGATGGTTCCTGATAGCCTAGCGACCCGTTTTTCGCCCGTCGACTCGACAGCGGCCGAAGAAGCGATGGCCGCGATGCCCGACACGGCCTTGCCCCCTCCCTCCGACTCAGCGTTGGTCAGCGATTCGGTGCTGAACCAACTTCAGGCGGTAAGGCAGGAAATGGATACTACTGCCACGAGTGGCACCCTTCCTGATCACTTGGCGAGCGATTCTGCCGCTTCGCTGCAGCTGCGGCCCGAAACGCTAGCGGGTGATTTGCCGGAAGTCTCGATGCCTCTGCTGTTTAGCCCGGTCCCGACGGCGGCCGACAGCCAAAACGTTGCGTTGAAGGCGCCGTCGCGGGTGTCTCCGAAGCCTTCGGGCGTCACTCGGGATACCGTGGCTCGGGGCGGTCCGGCTCCTCAGATCGGCGAGCCGATGGATTCTGTCCGACAAGTGCCGACGTTCTTGTCGTTCAACCCATTGCCCACGCCTATCGATACCCCGCAAGTGGGGGTTGCCAGGCCCACTGCCCGTACGAAGGCTGATACGACCTACATCACCGCCCCCGATCAAAGCAATGCGGAAGTGGAGCAATTGCGTCGCCAGGTTGCGCTGCTGTCCAACCGGCTGGAAAGCCTGGAAGGACGTCCCTTGGCCACCACCCAGGGGCGGGTGATGCCGACCCGGACGGATACGATAACCGCCTACGATCCGCAGGTGCAGCAACTTTCGGTCGAAAATCAGGTGTTACGGGAAGAACTGCGTGCACTACAGCGGCAGATGATGAATCAGCCCCCGGTAGCTACGTCGCCTGCAACACCGGCACCCGCCTCCACCACCAATCAGGAAATCCAAGCGTTGCGACAAGAGATGCAACAACTGCGCAGCCAGATGGCCCAACAGGCTAGCCGGCCCACGTCCCCCGTTACTGCGGCCCCCGCAAACGACCAGGAACTGCAAGCACTGCGCACTGAACTAGAAACGCTTCGTCGTCGCGTGAACAGTAACGCTACGTCCAATACGGTAGTCGCGGCCCCTGTGCCGGTACCGGCTACCTCGGGCGACAATACGTCCATGCGGTTGGAGCGCACGGCCGAAGATTCGCTTCGCGACGCCCAAATCCGCCAGACGGAGCAGAGCATTGCAGACCTGAACAGCCGCCTGCAACAGATGCAAGCCAATCAGGGTGCGAACGCCACTACCGATGTCCAGGCCGAAGTAGACCGCTTGCGGGAGTTGATGAACAATACTACCCTGGAACTGAACCGATTGCGGCAGGAGCAGGCAACGGCACAGACCCGGGCCGAACTGGCTCGGAATTTTCAGAAAACGGAGGTTTTCTTCGCGACCGGTTCCTCCTCCATCGATTCCACCGACGCCCGTAATATCCGGCAGATTGCACAACTGACGCAGGAGTATCCGGAACTGAAAGTAGTGTTGCGTGGCTACACCGATCAAACGGGCAATGCACAGCAAAACCAGATTTTGTCGCGAAAGCGTGCCGAAGCGGTGCGCACGGCGCTGGTCAACGCTGGCGTTACGGCCGAAAAGATTACGGTAGAACACCACGGTGCCGACCGCAGCCTCGGACCGCAGCAATACTCGTACGGACGCCGCGTCGAGATCCATCTGTATACCAACTAA
- a CDS encoding PRC-barrel domain-containing protein: protein MNNNLTLSATSIVGTKVVNNQNENLGDIKDLMIDTNRGRIAYAVLSFGGFLGMGDKLFAIPWPMIKFDTVDEHVVLDVSKEQLENAPGFDKDNWPNEPQNDFVNRVYSHYGYNSFYNNDDRNLQSESSMSSNMNRTTADSAMSNLNRSGGSNIGGTGRANEDLNRQNMEEGRMEQNRSELRSGRIEEQRGANDPERRSRTGRDPYTGGTDL from the coding sequence ATGAACAACAACCTCACCTTATCCGCTACTTCCATTGTGGGGACCAAAGTGGTCAACAATCAAAACGAAAACCTGGGCGACATCAAAGACCTGATGATCGACACCAACCGGGGGCGCATTGCCTACGCGGTGCTTTCTTTCGGCGGCTTTCTGGGCATGGGCGACAAGCTGTTTGCCATTCCGTGGCCGATGATCAAGTTCGATACCGTCGACGAGCACGTGGTCCTCGACGTTAGCAAAGAACAACTGGAAAATGCTCCGGGCTTCGACAAGGACAACTGGCCGAACGAGCCTCAGAACGACTTTGTGAACCGCGTGTATTCGCACTACGGCTACAACTCGTTCTACAACAACGACGACCGGAATCTGCAAAGCGAGTCGTCGATGAGCAGCAACATGAACCGAACCACCGCCGACAGTGCCATGTCGAACCTGAACCGCAGTGGTGGAAGCAACATCGGCGGTACAGGACGTGCCAACGAAGACCTCAACCGCCAGAATATGGAAGAAGGGCGTATGGAGCAGAATCGCTCCGAATTGCGCTCGGGCCGTATTGAAGAGCAGCGGGGAGCGAACGATCCGGAACGACGCTCGCGTACCGGCCGCGACCCGTATACGGGCGGAACGGACTTATAA
- a CDS encoding DUF3267 domain-containing protein, whose translation MKAPHPRPTPTDLANVPLHRTLPFDDMVPFVREALRDRTWASVAYFAVALGPILVGLLVVGTRLATHQEIPWDGLWQAGGWAALFSFTLLIPIHELLHAAAYKLAGAPRISFGAQWRQFVFYAAADRFVVTRRELVVVALTPFLVITLVTLLGAMLVPGPGRWFFLAVFVIHTSFCGGDFGIVSYLMRHRPDYSYDDLDAKKAYFFKESFSRETTEDFTEN comes from the coding sequence GTGAAAGCTCCGCACCCGCGTCCTACGCCCACCGACCTGGCGAACGTTCCCCTGCACCGGACGTTGCCCTTCGACGACATGGTGCCTTTTGTGCGGGAGGCACTGCGCGACCGGACCTGGGCATCGGTGGCTTATTTTGCTGTGGCTTTGGGGCCAATCCTCGTCGGGCTTCTGGTGGTGGGCACCCGGCTGGCAACTCACCAGGAAATTCCCTGGGACGGACTGTGGCAGGCCGGGGGGTGGGCGGCGCTGTTTTCGTTTACCCTCCTGATCCCGATCCACGAACTGTTACACGCTGCCGCGTACAAGCTCGCAGGTGCGCCGCGCATCAGCTTCGGGGCGCAATGGCGGCAGTTTGTGTTTTATGCGGCCGCCGACCGTTTTGTGGTAACCCGACGGGAGTTGGTGGTCGTGGCCCTCACGCCTTTTCTGGTGATCACCCTCGTGACGCTCCTGGGGGCGATGCTGGTGCCGGGGCCGGGGCGCTGGTTTTTCCTGGCCGTGTTCGTCATCCACACGTCTTTCTGCGGAGGCGATTTCGGCATCGTCAGTTACCTGATGCGCCACCGCCCCGACTACAGCTACGACGATCTGGACGCGAAAAAAGCCTACTTTTTTAAGGAATCGTTCAGTCGCGAAACAACGGAAGACTTTACTGAAAATTAA